Proteins from one Streptosporangium becharense genomic window:
- a CDS encoding Vgb family protein — protein sequence MSDDLMVSIQEFPVSGPDAGPYGITVGPDDALWFTMVHHGLIGRMTPGGDLTSYRLDGDSSGPSLITTGPDGALWFTEFRGHRIGRVTVGGDVGSFTPPTPEAGPYGITVGPDGALWFTESAVGQIGRVTSEGTVVEFTLPDRRSFPSMITCGADGGLWFTMNAADAIGRIGTDGDIVVHPLPTGGAAPVGIAAGSDGSVWFAEIGAGQIGRVRPDGKIEEFPLPDRAARPHAVAADPRGGCWFTEWATGHIGRVTPEGGVERYALPTSSSEPHGVTVAPDGAVWAALETGALARLTLPAPGASRGPVDPAGEGV from the coding sequence ATGTCGGACGACCTGATGGTCTCGATCCAGGAGTTTCCCGTCTCGGGCCCCGACGCCGGTCCGTACGGGATCACCGTGGGGCCGGACGACGCGTTGTGGTTCACCATGGTCCATCACGGTCTGATCGGCCGGATGACGCCCGGTGGCGACCTCACCTCGTACCGGTTGGACGGGGACTCCTCCGGTCCTTCCCTCATCACCACCGGTCCCGACGGGGCGTTGTGGTTCACCGAGTTCCGCGGCCACCGGATCGGCCGCGTCACGGTGGGCGGCGACGTCGGCTCGTTCACCCCGCCGACGCCGGAGGCCGGTCCGTACGGGATCACCGTGGGGCCGGACGGCGCGCTGTGGTTCACCGAGTCCGCCGTGGGCCAGATCGGCCGCGTCACGTCCGAGGGAACGGTCGTCGAGTTCACGCTCCCGGACCGGAGGTCTTTCCCATCCATGATCACTTGTGGTGCGGACGGCGGCCTGTGGTTCACCATGAACGCGGCCGACGCGATCGGCAGGATCGGGACGGACGGTGACATCGTGGTCCACCCGCTGCCGACCGGGGGTGCGGCCCCGGTGGGCATCGCCGCCGGTTCCGACGGCTCGGTATGGTTCGCCGAGATCGGCGCCGGTCAGATCGGACGCGTCCGGCCGGACGGGAAGATCGAGGAGTTCCCCCTCCCCGACCGCGCGGCCCGCCCGCACGCCGTCGCCGCCGATCCCCGGGGCGGTTGCTGGTTCACCGAGTGGGCCACCGGACATATCGGCCGGGTCACCCCGGAGGGTGGCGTCGAACGGTACGCGCTCCCCACCTCGTCGTCGGAGCCCCACGGCGTCACGGTGGCCCCGGACGGCGCCGTCTGGGCCGCGCTGGAGACGGGAGCGCTCGCGCGTCTCACTCTCCCGGCCCCGGGTGCCTCCCGCGGCCCGGTGGATCCGGCCGGAGAGGGCGTGTAA